One stretch of Thalassophryne amazonica chromosome 19, fThaAma1.1, whole genome shotgun sequence DNA includes these proteins:
- the LOC117500721 gene encoding LOW QUALITY PROTEIN: hypoxia-inducible factor 1-alpha-like (The sequence of the model RefSeq protein was modified relative to this genomic sequence to represent the inferred CDS: inserted 1 base in 1 codon): MDTGIIPEKKRVSSERRKEKSRDAARCRRGKESEVFYELAQQLPLPHNVTSSLDKASIMRLTISYLRVRKLLTTDKPKEMKETELDMQLNSSYLKALEGFLIVLSEDGDMIYLSEXVSKCLGLAQFDLTGHSVFDFTHPCDQEELRELLVHRTGSKKSKETNTERSFFLRMKCTLTSRGRTVNVKSATWKVLHCSGHLHVHESVTEQTPNGQIQPPSPYLVLICDPIPHPSNIEAPLDTKTFLSRHTMDMKFTYCDERITELMGYDPDDLLNRSVYEYYHALDSVHLTKSHHNLFAKGQVSTGQYRMLAKRGGFVWVETQATVIYSNKNSQPQCVVCVNFVLSDVQEEKLVLSLEQTEDVRPVKEEPQEKEKGETDYADMPPAVLKEEKGPDLDVIKLFSQMGQNSPQDSLYEQLKEEPEALTLLAPAAGDTIISLDFSCPDSETQLLNDVHLYNDVMLPASSDKLALPLSPLPPSEPLHVSTDTSVIEKTETFGQTPSTTPSSHRSPQPASPLDFCFSMDTDMNSDFKLDSVERLFAIDTEPKTSLSTQEMEDLETLAPYIPMDDDFQLRGLTPEEPLRGPDHSLQSTPVHSYPSSPFSSPGSSTASSVAASPEPESAPHLATILAKRTLLLDKEVSLQSLAAQNVQRKRKLEGSKEDTGQGAFPQEQLQQGKKLKASESAKTATIAPRTIILLPTDLARSLLGTTSDGNSCLFTLPQLTRYDCEVNAPLQGRQYLLQGEELLRALDHVN; this comes from the exons AGTGAGCTCGGAGCGGAGGAAGGAGAAGTCAAGGGATGCTGCACGATGTCGGCGTGGGAAAGAGTCAGAGGTTTTCTACGAGTTGGCCCAACAGCTGCCCCTGCCTCACAACGTCACCTCCAGCCTGGATAAGGCTTCCATCATGAGGCTCACAATCAGTTACCTGCGTGTGAGGAAACTTCTCACAACTG ATAAGCCCAAGGAAATGAAGGAAACTGAGCTGGATATGCAACTGAACAGCTCCTACCTGAAAGCTCTGGAGGGCTTCCTCATAGTGCTGTCCGAAGACGGAGATATGATCTATCTCTCAG ATGTCAGCAAATGCCTCGGGCTGGCACAG TTTGACCTGACTGGACACAGTGTGTTTGACTTTACACACCCTTGTGACCAGGAGGAACTGAGGGAGCTGCTGGTTCACAGAACAG GCTCCAAGAAGTCCAAGGAAACAAACACAGAGCGCAGTTTTTTCCTTCGAATGAAATGCACACTGACGAGCCGGGGCCGCACTGTCAATGTCAAATCCGCTACGTGGAAG GTGCTACATTGTTCAGGTCATTTGCATGTACATGAAAGCGTCACTGAACAGACTCCCAATGGGCAAATACAACCACCTTCGCCCTATTTGGTTTTGATCTGCGACCCTATCCCACACCCCTCCAACATTGAGGCTCCTCTGGACACCAAGACTTTCCTCAGTCGGCACACGATGGACATGAAGTTTACATACTGTGACGAAAG GATCACTGAACTCATGGGTTATGACCCAGATGACTTGTTGAACCGTTCTGTATATGAGTATTACCATGCCCTGGACTCGGTCCATCTCACCAAATCTCATCACAACT tatTTGCAAAGGGTCAAGTCAGCACAGGTCAATACCGGATGTTGGCAAAGAGGGGAGGCTTCGTGTGGGTGGAAACTCAGGCTACTGTCATCTACAGCAATAAGAACTCTCAGCCACAGTGTGTTGTCTGTGTCAACTTTGTGCTCAG TGATGTCCAGGAAGAGAAACTGGTCTTGTCTTTGGAACAAACTGAAGATGTGAGACCAGTAAAGGAGGAGCCGCAGGAGAAAGAAAAAGGAGAAACTGACTACGCAGACATGCCTCCAGCGGTGTTGAAGGAGGAGAAAGGCCCTGATCTGGATGTGATCAAGCTGTTCAGCCAGATGGGACAAAACAGCCCACAGGACAGCCTGTACgagcagctgaaggaagaacCTGAGGCCCTCACCCTGCTGGCTCCAGCCGCCGGAGACACAATCATCTCCCTGGACTTCAGCTGCCCTG ATTCTGAAACCCAGCTCCTGAACGATGTCCACCTCTACAACGATGTAATGCTTCCAGCCTCCAGTGACAAACTGGCTCTGCCTCTTTCTCCGTTGCCACCCAGTGAGCCTCTCCACGTCAGCACTGACACCTCTGTGATCGAAAAGACTGAGACATTTGGTCAAACCCCATCCACAACACCAAGCAGCCACAGATCGCCACAG CCGGCAAGTCCACTAGACTTTTGTTTTTCCATGGACACAGACATGAACTCCGATTTCAAACTAGACTCTGTGGAGAGGCTGTTTGCCATTGATACAGAGCCCAAGACCTCATTAAGCACCCAG GAAATGGAAGATTTGGAGACGTTAGCTCCGTACATCCCCATGGATGATGACTTTCAGCTGCGTGGTTTGACTCCAGAAGAGCCTCTACGTGGACCAGACCATTCTCTTCAGAGCACTCCTGTCCACAGCTATCCCAGCTCCCCTTTCAGCTCACCAGGCAGTTCTACAGCTTCCTCAGTCGCAGCTTCCCCTGAGCCAGAAAGCGCCCCTCATCTTGCCACAATCCTTGCTAAGAG GACCTTATTGCTGGACAAGGAAGTCTCGCTCCAGTCCCTGGCAGCTCAGAACGTACAGCGCAAAAGAAAACTAGAGGGCTCAAAGGAGGACACAGGACAA GGAGCTTTTCCCCAAGAACAGCTGCAGCAAGGGAAAAAACTGAAAGCCTCTGAGTCGGCGAAAACTGCCACAATCGCACCAAGGACCATCATTCTACTGCCTACAG ATTTGGCGAGGAGTCTGCTCGGCACTACATCAGACGGCAACAGTTGTCTCTTCACCTTGCCACAGCTTACCCGCTACGATTGTGAGGTCAACGCCCCCTTACAGGGTCGGCAGTACCTCCTGCAGGGAGAGGAGCTGCTCCGTGCTCTGGACCATGTCAACTGA
- the LOC117500723 gene encoding serine protease HTRA2, mitochondrial-like, producing the protein MAASRLGRRLFVSVLRRQAQNRGPLSPVSSAGGCHGNGGLDRTVPRWDNRGEDGRGSVLRSVSFGLGVCAAAILLAQKDERVRDPGPRVSGVFGGLFLLPARCASPFKPDSPRFKYNFIADVVEKSTPAVVYIEILGRNPFTGREVPMSNGSGFIVSSDGLIITNAHVVANKKGVRVKLTNGETYQATVQHVDPVADIATIKITVKHPLPTLSLGRSADVRQGEFVVAMGSPFALRNTITSGIVSSVQRGSKELGLSTSNMDYIQTDATIDFGNSGGPLINLDGEVIGINTMKVTTGISFAIPSDHVRLFLDQAAKTKSSFFGGSETKRRYIGVMMLTLTKSIITELKLRDPTFPDVTYGILIHRVIIGSPADRAGMLPGDIVQKINGVGVNTADELYQAVRSSDKLSMTVQRGRKLIELEMTPELTE; encoded by the exons ATGGCAGCAAGTCGTCTCGGTAGGCGTTTATTTGTGTCTGTGCTGAGGAGACAGGCTCAGAACCGGGGACCGCTCAGCCCGGTGTCCTCTGCGGGGGGTTGCCATGGAAACGGCGGTTTGGACAGGACAGTTCCGAGGTGGGACAACAGAGGAGAGGACGGCCGCGGGTCTGTGCTCCGGTCGGTGTCCTTCGGCCTGGGAGTCTGTGCCGCGGCGATCTTACTGGCTCAAAAAGACGAACGAGTaagggaccccggaccccgtgtgTCCGGAGTGTTCGGCGGACTCTTCCTGCTTCCTGCCCGGTGTGCATCTCCCTTCAAACCCGACAGCCCGCGCTTTAAATACAACTTTATTGCAGACGTGGTGGAAAAATCCACTCCAGCCGTAGTTTACATCGAAATCTTGGGCAG GAACCCGTTCACAGGAAGAGAAGTACCCATGTCCAATGGCTCGGGTTTCATTGTTAGCAGTGATGGTCTCATCATCACCAATGCCCATGTTGTGGCCAACAAGAAAGGCGTCCGTGTCAAGCTTACCAATGGAGAGACGTATCAAGCCACTGTGCAACATGTTGATCCAGTGGCTGATATTGCCACCATCAAAATCACTGTGAAG CATCCTTTGCCCACACTCAGCCTTGGTCGTTCAGCTGACGTTCGACAGGGGGAATTTGTGGTCGCCATGGGAAGCCCTTTTGCTCTGCGGAACACGATCACCTCAGGAATTGTCAGCTCAGTCCAGAGAGGAAGCAAGGAGCTGGGTCTGTCGACTTCTAACATGGACTACATTCAGACAGACGCAACCATTGAT TTTGGGAATTCTGGAGGCCCACTGATTAACTTG GATGGTGAAGTCATCGGTATAAACACCATGAAGGTCACTACAGGGATCTCCTTTGCCATTCCATCCGATCATGTGAGGCTCTTCCTTGATCaagcagcaaaaacaaaaa GTTCCTTCTTTGGTGGCTCAGAGACTAAGCGGCGGTACATTGGTGTAATGATGTTGACACTCACAAAGAG CATCATCACTGAGTTGAAGTTGAGAGACCCCACCTTCCCTGATGTAACATATGGCATCCTAATTCACAGGGTCATCATCGGTTCACCGGCAGACAG AGCTGGGATGCTGCCAGGAGACATTGTCCAGAAGATCAACGGTGTCGGTGTGAACACAGCCGATGAGCTCTACCAAGCCGTCCGCAGCAGTGACAAGCTCTCCATGACCGTGCAGCGCGGACGCAAATTAATTGAGCTAGAAATGACTCCAGAGTTAACAGAGTGA